From the Polaribacter gangjinensis genome, the window AATTGCAGCAAGATGCTTACAAACAATTCATGGAATTAAAAGCTTATTTAAAACAGCCTGATAGCGTAAGCTTTTACAAAGAAAAATTCATAGCAATGCAAGAATTGTTGATAAATAACAAAGTAATTCAACAACTCTCAGAATTAGAAACAAAATACCAAACTGCTAAAAAAGAAGCTGAAATTGCCGAACAAAAAGAAATCGTTTTACAAAAAGAATTGGCACTTAAAAACAAAAGTTTATATGCAACCATTGTAACTTTTGCTTTGCTATTTTTAGGATTGTTATTCTTTGCGAACTTCAAGAAAAATCAGTTTAAACGCAGACAAATGCAAAAAGAAATTGACTTAAAAGATGCTTTGGCAACCATCAAAACTCAAAATAGATTGCAAGAGCAACGCCTTAGAATTTCAAGAGATTTGCATGATAATATTGGTGCGCAACTCACTTTTATCATTTCATCTTTAGACAATTTAAAATACCTTTCTAAAGACGCAAACGATTCTTTAAAAGAAAAATTAACCAACATCAGTTCGTTTACATCTGATACTATTTTTCAACTGCGAGACACAATTTGGGCAATGAATAAAGCCGAAATTTCAGTAGAAGATTTGCATACAAGAGTCTTATCTTTTGTTCAAAAAGCCAAAAAAGCGGTTCCAAATACCGAATTTGATATCAATTATGATATTGATACCAATATGGGATTTTCATCTTTAGTTGGCATCAATATTTTTAGGGTTATTCAAGAAGCCATCAACAATGCCATTAAATATGCTGATGCAAAAAAAATTACGATTCACTTGTTTAAAGATGAAACCGTTTTTAAAGCTTCAATTATTGATGATGGAAAAGGATTTGATATTAAAAAAGTAGATTTAGGAAATGGTTTGGCAAACATGGAACAACGTATTTCTGAGATAAATGCCTCCATTTCAATTGATTCAACTCTAGAAAAAGGAACAAAAATCATGATTCAGTTGCCATTGAAAAATTAAAATAGCATTTATGAATTTAAAAATTTGCATTGCAGAAGACAATTACTTTTTAATGAAAGCTATCAAAGAAAAGCTTTCTTTTTTTGATGATATTTCTATAAAATTTACAGGAAATAATGGTGCTGAATTGATTGGTAAGTTAGAAGAAAATCATCATATTGATGTTATTTTGATGGATATTCAAATGCCAGTAATGGACGGAATTAAAGCAACAGAACTAATCAAAAATAAATATCCGCATATAAAAATCATCATGCTAACAGTTTCTGATGATGATGAAGATGTTTTTAAATCAATAAAAGCAGGTGCAAATGGCTATTTGTTAAAAGAAATTGAAGCCGAAAATTTGCACAATTGTATTCTAGAAGTTACGCAAGGTGGCGCACCAATGACACCAAGTATTGCACTAAAGACCTTGAATTTATTGAGAAATCCTGAAAGAATTTCAATAAAATCAGAAGAATTTGATGAAGTTGAACTCACCAAAAGAGAAATCGAAATTTTAATGCAATTGAGCAAAGGATTAAATTACAATGAAATTTCTGACAACCTCATCATTTCTCCTTCTACTGTTAGAAAACATATTGAAAATATTTACAAAAAACTACAAGTTCACAGTAAAATGGAAGCTGTAATGTTGGCTCAAAAACGCAATTTGATT encodes:
- a CDS encoding tetratricopeptide repeat-containing sensor histidine kinase; the encoded protein is MKHIKLRIIFLWIFCIVSISNFSQQKQIDALKEQLKNRSLSDSLKIKYLGDLGWYYSSFSSDSAFKYNKLALALSKKTNNLGGISQAYNDLGIVHYRLSQFDSSLVYYRKSLTIRKKINDNVGIASLYNKMGIAHNQLFQLDSAIFYAFESLKIYEKLGQKKFVAANLNNIANLYKDTKQYQKAFEKHQEALKIRTSLNDEKGILESFVGIGNVHIALKNNDSAKVYYEKSLEIGTKLNAINELSTIYNNLGTLYKSENDFTKSFANFKKSLQIRQQLQDNYGIASTLLSLSDLQMKQKNYLESERYLHQGLSIAKTVKANELQQDAYKQFMELKAYLKQPDSVSFYKEKFIAMQELLINNKVIQQLSELETKYQTAKKEAEIAEQKEIVLQKELALKNKSLYATIVTFALLFLGLLFFANFKKNQFKRRQMQKEIDLKDALATIKTQNRLQEQRLRISRDLHDNIGAQLTFIISSLDNLKYLSKDANDSLKEKLTNISSFTSDTIFQLRDTIWAMNKAEISVEDLHTRVLSFVQKAKKAVPNTEFDINYDIDTNMGFSSLVGINIFRVIQEAINNAIKYADAKKITIHLFKDETVFKASIIDDGKGFDIKKVDLGNGLANMEQRISEINASISIDSTLEKGTKIMIQLPLKN
- a CDS encoding response regulator transcription factor, which encodes MNLKICIAEDNYFLMKAIKEKLSFFDDISIKFTGNNGAELIGKLEENHHIDVILMDIQMPVMDGIKATELIKNKYPHIKIIMLTVSDDDEDVFKSIKAGANGYLLKEIEAENLHNCILEVTQGGAPMTPSIALKTLNLLRNPERISIKSEEFDEVELTKREIEILMQLSKGLNYNEISDNLIISPSTVRKHIENIYKKLQVHSKMEAVMLAQKRNLI